The genomic segment GGAATAGGTGTTTTTCGAAGAAGGAACTCTTTCCAGGGAAAGGGCCAGGTATAGGTTTTCCATATCTTTGGCTACCATGAACTCTGCAAAAAGGTGTTCCCGTTTCCATATCTTTTCTCGCCGTGGTTCTTGGTAGGGAAAGGGCGAAGTCCACTCTGTGGTTTCGCCATCGATGTGAATCGGTGAGGGAAAGTACGGAACGCTGATGACCAGGTTTTGGGCAAAAAGTTCATTTTTGCGGACAAAACTCAGTAAGTGCTCCCCTAAGGGGGACTGACTACGGTATTGTCGGATAGCTCTTGATTTGGCAAAGTGGGCGAATGGAGAAGGGAAATACATTTGCCAGTCAAGGTGTGGTAAACAGAGTTGCGGTGGTGGTAAAAGCAACGCTTTGGGACGAACACCGTGAGCATAAGGCCATATTCCATAGTGGATGAGATACCAGTAAATTTTTGGTTCGGTAAACGTCATTAACCCACGCAGGCGAATCTGTTCCAGGGCGTACATGGTGAAGGTATAGGTGGCCCAGTGATCAGGATGCCAGTCAAAGGGTGAGGCGGTGATAATGACCGTTGGCTGAATTCGGCTGATAATGCTTTCTAATTCCAGAGTCAGGTTTTCCCCTGAGTAGGGGCTCCCTGGGCGGTAACTGGTAAAGTAGGAGTCCATCCAGTTCTTGGTGAAACGGGAAAAATAGGGCTGGGAAGAGGACCAGTGCTCCGTCCACAGGAGTGCCAGGCCCTGGTCGGGATATCCCAGGAAAAAGACCTGTTCTCGAGGAATTCCTAAAATCCGCAGGGCCGAGATTGATTCGTTCTGCCGACGATAACCCAGTTCCACAGCCTTTTTGGTCCT from the Atribacterota bacterium genome contains:
- a CDS encoding PIG-L family deacetylase yields the protein MTYLFKVLTLSVTVVIILLYFFLEKSGSEVKFSSFQKKYAEKNYTFSFSPTDTILVIAPHCDDEVLGAGGFLYDAVHQGARVYVVIVTNGDAFRVFWTRTKKAVELGYRRQNESISALRILGIPREQVFFLGYPDQGLALLWTEHWSSSQPYFSRFTKNWMDSYFTSYRPGSPYSGENLTLELESIISRIQPTVIITASPFDWHPDHWATYTFTMYALEQIRLRGLMTFTEPKIYWYLIHYGIWPYAHGVRPKALLLPPPQLCLPHLDWQMYFPSPFAHFAKSRAIRQYRSQSPLGEHLLSFVRKNELFAQNLVISVPYFPSPIHIDGETTEWTSPFPYQEPRREKIWKREHLFAEFMVAKDMENLYLALSLERVPSSKNTYSLYFYPVNTFDEAQDFIRSFHISLRQNGQALIVSHPEVQAAMKGKTIEIAIPLPLLHHPQSLFFQAEIQRNRKIAGKTVWYLLRLVE